The genome window CAAGTTTTTTGTCTAATTCATCCTTCATCTCCAGAGAAATCTGATTGGCTCTTTTTGATAATACAACCACAGTTTCGTAGATGTTGCCAGTTAAGGCATAAAAGTCATTTTTTGTTCGGGTTATGGCTGTGGTATCAGTCTTTACCTTTTTATAATCCATTTTCATCGATTTTTTTAAATTGTATAGATTTTTTTTGAATATCTTCTGCCTCTTTTAAATATTTACTTTCAGGATATAATTTAAGAAGGTTTTCGTATGCTTTAAAAACGGCTGCAAATCTTTCAACCTGCTTTTCTTCAACACTTTTGCTGGCGAATATATAGTTTGCTTTTAAAACGTGAAACATAATTTCTTCCCTATATGAGGTTTCAGGAAATTTCTGTAGTACTTCATCAAGCGCAACAGCTGCAGCTTGATAATCGGATATTTTATAATAAAGCATAGCAATTTCATATGCTTTTTTCTCTAGTTTTTTACGCAAATCATCAACTAGTTTATTGCACTCTGCCATTCTTTCACTGTTTGGGAATTCATTAATGAAAGTTTGCAATTTGGCCATTGCTAAAACTGTATTAGCCTGATCTAAAGTATACTTTGGTGAATCTAAGTAGTAGCAATATGCACTCAGAAATTTAATTTCCTCAATTCGATTGCTAAAAGGGAAATTCTTTGCATATTCATCAAAATAATAACTTGCCAGCATATAATCACGTTGGACATAATAACTATTACCAATATAATAGTGTATATTCTCGTCTTTATCGGTTCCTTTATAAACAGCCTTTAAATCCTCAAATAAACTAATAGCACGATAATATTTACCTTCTTCGTAATAGGCTACAGCACTTTTATACTTTAATTCATTATCCTTACTCTTTTGAATCTTCTGAAATTGTCCACAAGATGTTAGAACAACTATGAATACAATAAGCGATATTTGGAAACCTCTCTTAATCATGGCGCAAAATTACAAATTTTATTAAAACAAAAAACGAAGCTAATCATCATTTGTTTTACTACAATTATTTTGACATTATATTTATAAATTTTTAACAAAAGGAATAATGCTTTTCATTGAAATCATGCCCTTTGTAATAACAATATAAATTTTTACTTTTGTGCTTTAATTCTATTATAAACTTAAACTTTTTATAAAGTGGATATTTTCAATAAATGTACTAGTGATATGGGCCCTCTTGGTATTTATGCCGACAAAGCCCATGGTTATTTTTCATTTCCAAAGTTGGAAGGTGAGATTGCTCCCCGAATGGTATTTCGCGGCAAAGAGCGGTTAACATGGAGTTTAAACAACTACCTTGGTCTTGGCAATCATCCGGAAGTTCGTAAAGCTGATGCAGAAGCAGCAGCAAAATACGGGATGGCTTATCCAATGGGTGCCCGAATGATGTCAGGTCAAACCAAATATCATGAACAATTAGAGAATGAACTTGCAGCTTTTGTAGGACAAGAAGCCGGTTATCTGTTAAATTTCGGCTATCAGGGAATGGTTTCGATCATTGATTCAATGGTTAATCGTAAGGATGTGATTGTTTATGATTCTGAAGCTCACGCTTGTATCTTGGATGGAATGAGATTACATATTGGTAAAAGATTCGTTTATCCACATAATAATATTGAGAAACTTGAATTGCAATTAACCCATGCACAAAAACTTGTTGAACAAACAGGCGGAGGTATACTTGTAATTACAGAGGGTGTTTATGGCATGTCGGGAGATTTGGGAAAACTAGATAAAATTGTCGAATTAAAGAAGAAGTTCAACTTCAGACTACTTGTGGACGATGCTCATGGTTTCGGAACTATGGGAAAAACCGGTGCAGGTACCGGTGAACACTTTGGTGTGCAAAAAGACATAGATATTTATTTCGCCACTTTTGCTAAAGCCATGGCCGGAATTGGTGCCTTTGTTGCCAGTAAAAAAGAAGTTATCAAATTTCTGGCTTACAATATGAGATCACAGATTTATGCAAAATCATTGCCAATGCCTATGGTAATGGGTGCGTTAAAAAGACTTGATATGATCCGCAATGATTCGTCGTATAGAGATAATCTTTGGAAAATAGTTAATGCTCTGCAAAGCGGACTTAAAGCAAAAGGACTTGATATTGGTGTAACCGAATCACCTGTTACTCCTGTAATGCTTTATGGTGAAATTCCCGAAGCAACCCAAATTACGGTTGACTTAAGGGAAAACTACGGCGTATTCTGTTCAATAGTTACTTATCCTGTTGTACCTAAAGGTGTGATTCTCTTGAGAATTATTCCTACTGCAGTGCATACACTCGAAGATGTTGAGTATACAATAAACGCATTTGCCGAAGTAAAAAAGAAATTAGAAAATAACGAATATTCGAAGACTGAATTTGCCAACTGGCAATGAAATTAAAAAAAGCCCTCTCAATAAAATCGAGAGGGCTTTTTTAATATTTTTTACCCTCAAACGGGTGTATAATTTTTAAATAACGTATTATTTCTTTAATCATATATTGCAGGCCATTTTGCACGTCCAGTTTGAGCAACATATCCAACTGTTCCTTACTTTCTTCATTAAATATCCCGACTTTATAATAGGCATTTGATTTCGCAACCAAATAATTGAGTGGCAATGATCGATTGTAGTTCAAATCGATAAGTATGTGAAAATGGCTACTAATAAAATCCCGAACATAAGAAGAATTAGGACGATAAAACCAATCGACCTCATTTGGTCTGACATAATCAACTGTTAATCGTTGAGGAATAAATTCAAGCATTTTTGCATTTTTAATGTAGACAATCACTTTTACTTTCTTCTTCTCATCATGCAACTGACTAATTAACTGCTCAATTATCCTGAATTCTTCTTCATCCTTATATTCGTAAACAATGCCTATTGATTCAGCCGTTCCAAGACTATAAAATTTCTTCGTCCTCGAAAGGTTTTTCAATTCTTTTTTAAAGAGAGAATTTCCTATTAATAATTGTATTGGTTTTAAGATATTCATTGACTAATTATTTATTTTTTTGCGAGCCAAAGGTGATCAATTTTCCCGATATAAAACCGATGATAGTCCTTATCCGGATATACCCGATGATCTATTTCAGGTAAAATAAATTTAGATTCTTTGATATCATCATTATAAATCTTTGAACACTCAATGTTCAATTTTGCCTCATTAAACATTATGTTTCCTGATGGGGATTGAAAAGCAGATAAACCTGTTTCCTTAATCTTATTAACATCCCTGCCTGAATGATTACCACAATAGTCTAAAATTTCACGATGCTCTTTGCCAAAAAATGACAGTGCAAAAGTAGGATACATTTCTGTAAATTCGAATGTATATCTTTGATGTCGGATAAAAATAAATACTACAGGCAAATTCCACAAATAGCCTATTCCTCCCCAGGCAGCAGTCATCGTATTAAAATCGTTCGGTTCACCAGCTGTAATCAACATCCATTCCTTGCCAATCAGCCTGATTACATTATCCTTAAAATCATTTGGATCGAGTTCTCTAAATTTTTCAATCATTATTCTTCAATTTTATCATTAAATTTGACCTTACTTTTGAGTTTTCTAATTAACGCAAAAATAATTATTATTTTGAAAATAACTTTTCTTGGAACTGGGACATCTCAAGGAGTGCCTGTAATTGGTTGCAATTGCGAAACTTGCCAGTCAAATAGCCCAAAGGATATTAGGTTAAGATCGTCTGTTCTCATACAAACCAAGGAATTCAAATTCACGATTGACGCAGGACCCGATTTCAGGCAGCAGATGCTATTGAATAAAGTAACTCGATTAGATGCAATATTAGTAACTCATGGGCATAAGGATCATGTCGGGGGATTGGATGATGTCAGGGCATTTAATTTTTTATCAAAAAAACCTATGGAGGTTTTTTTAGGAAAATTTGCTGAACCGGATTTAAAACGTGAATTTCATTATGCCTTCGAAAAAGACAGATATCCGGGATCTCCAAACATTAAATTAAACATTATTGAGAACTCACCTTTTCATTTTAAAGGAATTGAAATCATTCCAATAAAGGCAAATCATTATAAAAGTGAAGTTTTCGGATACCGAATTGGTGATTTTTGTTATCTCACTGATTTAAAAACGATCAGCGAAGAGGAAAAAAACAAAATGCGCGGTGCAAAAGTCATAGCTATCAGTGCACTACGAAAAAAAGAACATATTTCTCATCTTAACTTATCCCAAGCAGTTAGCTTAATTCAGGAATTAAATCCTGCAAAGGGCTATATTACTCACATCAGCCATTTAATGGGGCTTCATGAAAAAGTAAATCGGGAATTACCTGAAAATATTAGTTTGGCCTATGATGGATTAACATTTAATCTTAATTAATTTTTTCAACCTTTCTTAAATCAAGCAAATTAATTGGGTTACTTCCCAATCCCCTGATATTTGGTTGGACAAATCTCAAAACCTGGTCATAATATAAAACCACAACCGGTGCTTCATCCATCACAATACTATCCATTTTAGCATATAATTCAAAACGTTTTTCATCATTCGTTTCAATTAATGAAGACTCGTAAAGATCATCAAAAAGTGAATTATTAAAATGCGTGTAATTGGGTCCGGTAGGACAGAAATTTTTTGAATAAAACATGGACAGATAATTTTCGGCATCAGGATAATCTGCAATCCAGGAAGCCCTGAAAAAAGGCAATTTAGCCTGTGCTTTCATTTCTCGCATGGCAGCAGGCGGGCTTACATCTATATCAATCTTTATTCCAATTTCTCCCAGTGCATGCTGAATGTACTCGCATAAATCTAAATATTCAGCAGTTGTAACAAGGTTAATTGGGCTCATTCCTTGCCCATCAGGGTATCCGGCTTCAATTAGTAATTTTCTTGCTTTGTCAGGATTGAACGAATATCCATAGTCCGCATTCTGATTGTATGAAGGAAATCCTTTAGGAACAATTCCTTTCAAACCCGGTTCACCAATATTATTTCGTAAAAACTTCATCATTTTAACACGATCAAAACCATAATTAATGGCTTGACGAATTTTCTTCATTCGTAATGGATTCGAACTTGTTGAATCATCCACCAAAATTCCGAGATATTCTGTATTCAGATAAGGTTGTGAAACTAAATCGATTCTATCCTGATATTTTGGTTTTAAGCCTCCCCTTTTCGTCAATATTTCATCTTTGTAACCGGCATCGATCCCCGACATAAAATCAAGTTTCCCTTGCACAAAATGCAAAAATGCTGCTTGCTTATCAGCCAGAAAAGTAACTGAAACAGCATCAAGATATGGAAGCTTTTTTCCTTCAAAGGACTCAAAATAATTTTCATTTTTCGTTAAAACCATTTTTACACCCTCGCTCCATAATTTTAATTTAAAAGGGCCTGCTCCAACCGGATTTTCGCGAAATTCATCTTTGTAAAACTCGATGGCTTCGTGAGGAATAACAGCACAATATTGCATGGCCAGTATGCCTAAAAATGGGGTAAAGGGTTGGCTTAAATTTATTTTGAATACTGAATCATTTATTGCTTCAAAGGCATATTTATCATCAGCATTCTCAATTTGACTAAAAACCCATAAGCCCGGCGAGGCAACTTTTGGGTCAACGATTCTTTTGAAACTAAATACAAAATCACTTGCTACGACCCTCCTTCCCACACCATCAGGAAATGATTCGTCATCATGAAAATAAACATCCCTGCGTAAATTGAAAGTATAACTTAATCCATTCTCCGAAATCTGCCAATCTTTTGCAATAGCAGGCTCTACCTTAAGCTCATCATTAAGCCTTACTAAACCTGCAAAGAGTTGATTACATGCCCAGATATTTGCCAGATCTTTCGCAAAAGCAGGGTCGAGCGAACTTATATTTGCTGCTTCATTATAGCGAAAAACTGTCTTATCTGTTTCATTTAAGTCTTGTTTGCATGATGACAGCACAGCAACGACAACACAAATAATCAAACCATTTTTTTTCATACATTCAAAAATACACTATTCTTTAATGCAATCATATTCCAATTTATGCAGCTTTATGCATCGAAATTTGAAGAATAATCTATCTCAATAAAAAAAATCGACCAACTCATAAAATCTATTGATATTTGCCTTCTATTATTCAAAACATAACAGACTCATTAATTAAATAATTAAGTAAATTGGCAGATCCAATTAAAACCTGAAACTATGAAAACTAATAAAAATCTATTTTTTACAATTCTGGCACTTCTCTTTTTCTCAACTACTGGATTAATAGCTCAAGAAGCTGACTCTGTAGGTTATATCGTTAAAGATGGCGATACGGCCCCACAATTTACCATGACCCTCACTGACGGAAGTCAAGTTAGCATGGCCGATTTAAAAGGTAAGGTTGTTCTTCTTCAGTTCACAGCCAGTTGGTGCGTTGTATGTCGGAAAGAGATGCCATTTTTAGAATCCGAAATATGGCAGGAATATAAAGACAAGGGGTTAGTGATGATCGGAATTGATCGCGATGAACCTTTGGAAACAGTTCAGAAATTTGCCAAACAAATGAAAATAACCTATCCGTTGGCTCTGGATCCAAATGCAGATATTTTTGGATTGTTTGCCCTCAAACAAAGTGGGGTAACGCGTAATGTAATCATTGATCGTAACGGGCGAATCGTTTTTAAAACACGCCTTTTCGATCGTGAAGAATTTGATCATATGAAAGCAAAAATTAAAGAACTAATTGAGCGCAAATAATCTATACAAAAACACCAAATGAAAAGAACTATAAATATTTTAATAACAATATTTTTGGTAACAATCCCTTTTATAGGGTTCCCTCAAAAAACAGTCAAAGAAAAAGGGTTGGAAGCCATCACCATCGATGGGATAAAAGGATCTCTTGAGTTTTTAGCATCCGATTGGACAGAAGGTCGTGAGACCGGCGAAAGAGGCAGTTTTATGGCAGCCGATTATATTCAAAGCATGTTTAAAGTCTTTGGGATTCAGCCTGCCGGTGACATCGCTTATGTTAGGCCAACACGAGAACAAAGAGCTGCAGGAATTGAAATCCAACAGGCAAAAGGTTATTTTCAGGATTTTAGCCTGGTAAAATCCAAATTAGGAGTCAATCAGGTTTTTGAGATGAAAAGAGTAAATGGAACAACTAACAGTGTCCAAAGTTTTGAATATCTCACCGATTTCTCATATAGTACACCTGAAGTCAGCCAATCATTCGAAACCGAAATTGTTTTTGTAGGATATGGTTACGTTGATAAAGCCAATGCCTACGACGATTATAAAAATGTTGATGTTAAAGGGAAAATAGTTTTAATGATTACAGGATTTCCCGGACATCGGGATAAAAACTCTGATGCATTTAAGAAATTCAGTAACGATGAAAACCTCGTATCTTATTACCTTAGTCGTTCTAAGCAAAACTGGGCAATTGAACATGGAGCCATTGGGATTATGGAATGCAATATTGAATATAATGCTCAGGATAATTGGTTTACCAATTATCCCTTACGATTTGAATCCAGAGGTTATGAAGGGGATGAACCTATGACAACCCGTGAATATTCAATGCGGATTCCGGGTGATAAACTGAACCCACAACTCCTGCGAATCAGCTTAAGCAATCGAGCTATCAATGAGATCATAAAAGAGAGTAAGATTGATTTTTCTTCTTATGAAAAAATGGCAATCGAGAAAATGAAACCGTTTTCAATGATGATCCCAAATTTGAGAATAAATGTTTATGCCGATGTTGAATCAGAAATAATCAAAGCGCGAAATATTTTAGGCATGATCGAAGGTGAGAACCTCAATGATATTATAGTTATTGGAGAACACTACGATCATATGGGAATGCACAAAGGTTTTATTTTTAATGGTGCCGATGATGATGCATCCGGTGTAATAGGGATGTTGACCATTGCAAGAGCAATCAAAGCAACAGGTGTTAAACCTAAAAAAACCATCATTTTTGCAGCTTGGACCGCTGAGGAAAAAGGATTGTTGGGCTCTAAATATTTTGTACAATCCTTCAAACCATTGGATCGAATCACATATAATTTAAATATGGATATGATTTCCAGAAATAATCCTACCGACAGTAAAGGAAATCAATTAACGATGAAGGTGACAAAAGGAAATGATTTTTTTGAAGAGATAACTAAAAACAACATTAAGAATTTCAATTTAAACCTTGAAGTAATTTACGACCCAATTGATGCCGGAACTTCTAGTGGAGGATCGGACTATGTGCCATTTTGTGCAGAATATATTCCTTTTTTCTCATTTAACGCGGGTTTTGATAATAATTACCATCACTATGATGATGAAACATCAACTTTGAACTGGGAAAAAATGCTTACGATAGTGAAGTTAGGATTTTTGGATATTTGGGATTTAGCAAACAACTAACAATATTATAGGTAAAATGAAAACAATGATTGATCTGAGAAGCGATACCGTAACAAAGCCCTCAAAATTAATGCTTGAGGCCATGATGAATGCAAAAGTTGGTGATGATGTTTTTGGCGAAGATCCGACCATTAATGAATTAGAAAATAAAGCAGCAAAGATGTTTGGAATGGAAGCAAGCTTGTTTTGTTCTTCAGGAACCCAAACAAATCAAATTGCGATTAAAGTCCATACCATTCCGGGTGATGAAATCATCTGCGATCACACTTCACATGTATACAGATTTGAAGGAGGTGGAATAGGGTTCAATTCAGGCTCTTCAGTCCGCTTAATTCATGGAGATAGAGGTAGAATTACCGCTAACGATGTATTAGCGGAAATTAACCCCAATGATTCGCATTATCCTCATACAAGTTTGGTTTCGGTTGAGAATACTGCAAATAAAGGAGGTGGGAGTTGTTATGACTTTAATGAGCTTCTTAAAATTAAACAAGCCTGTGATGAGAAGAACCTTAAATTCCATATGGATGGTGCACGACTATTTAATGCCCTCGTTAAAACCGGAGAAACGCCAATTCAGCACGGTAAGTTATTCGATTCAATTTCAATTTGCCTTTCAAAAGGCCTCGGTGCACCTGTTGGCTCCTTACTTTTAGGTTCTGCTGAATTTATTAATAAAGCGCATCGTATTCGTAAAATAATGGGTGGTGGTATGAGACAAGCAGGATTTCTGGCAGCTGCCGGAATTTATGCCTTGGACCATAACATAAATCGATTGGCTCAAGATCATCAGAAAGCAAAATCTTTGGAAAATACTTTGTCAGGATTATCATACATCGAGGACGTGATGCCGGTAGAAACAAATATAATCATCTTCAAATTACCTAAAGAAATAAGTAATGCTGATTTTCTGAAAAAATTCAGTTCTAACAATATTTTGGCAACCGGTTTTGGACCTCAACTGATACGTTTTGTAACCCATCTTGATTTTACTGATGATATGTTGACCATTACTGAGGAAGTATTAAGGAAAAAGATGTTTTGATAGAATTGACGGTGTAAACCGAGCTTGCCTATAGCATGTTATCATCAATCTAATTCGGATCTTCACCTAAAGAATGATTAGAAATATACTTCAGAATGCAAATTATTAGCAGAAAAACCCTGCTCTAATAAAATATCATAGGCATCGTGAATCATATCGCAGTTTCCGCATAAATAAACCTGCATCGAATTATCAAAAGGTAAGTCTTTCAGATATTCGGTCACTCTTCCGAAATAATTTCCTTTATCGTCTCTGGTAGAACATAGGTGATAATTATCTGCATTGTATTCTGAACGCTCATAGGCCTCATACGAATACCGAACACCATGTAAAAGCTCATATTCTAATTCGGGGTACGACTTTATAAAGCTGTGGAATGGCGCAATACCGGTACCACTCGCTATAAATAAAAATTTATTGTCCTTAATTTTATTCTCATCAATTCTAAAATAGCCAACCGGACCATCAAATCTCACACGATCGCCAATTTCGCATCTTTTTAATTGTTTCGAAACCAAACCATCTTCAACTTCTTTAATGAGTACTTCAATAAATGGATCGTTTTCACCACTATAAATCGAATACTCTCGTGTTGCTCCATCATTACCAAATCCGAGTGAAATATGTTGACCGGCAAAAAGTTTAATATTTTTCCGTTCCAATCTTAAAATATAGGTAGTTAATGTCAATTCTCTTAAGCCAATAACTTTAAGCGTGTTTGGCTGTACAAATGTTAATGAAGTGTTTAACCCTTCCGTATTATATATATTAGGTTTTTTTTGAATTGTAAATTTTTGCATTCTTATCTTATTCTTATTTATTCTATTTATAAATTGTCTACAAAATTAGCCTTTTATGTTCAATACAACAATACTTAGTTTTTAATTTTTTAAAATAATATATTTTTTTATTTATATTGTTTCTATTTAAAATATTAATTTTATTCCTTACTTTATCTTTTATGAAAGATCATATTGCAATTAGTCGTTTGCCTCGCTGGATGAAATCAGAATTGCCCAAAGGGAAAAATTATATTCACCTTAAAAGTTTAATCGCCGAACATGAGCTAAACACTATCTGTACAAGCGGAAATTGCCCGAATAGAGGAGAATGTTGGAATGCCGGGACGGCAAGTTTTATGATTCTCGGGGATAAATGTACGCGTAATTGCCGATTTTGCGCCGTAAAAAACTTAATCCCCGAACCTGTGGATTGGAACGAAGCCCACAAACTTGCCTTAACAATAAAAACACTAGCGCTCAAGCATTGTGTGATTACTTCAGTTGCTCGAGATGACCTTGCTGATGGAGGTGCTGAATTTTGGGCGAATTGTATTTTGGAGATCAGGAAAGCTAATCCGGAAATAAGC of Bacteroidota bacterium contains these proteins:
- a CDS encoding DegT/DnrJ/EryC1/StrS family aminotransferase, coding for MIDLRSDTVTKPSKLMLEAMMNAKVGDDVFGEDPTINELENKAAKMFGMEASLFCSSGTQTNQIAIKVHTIPGDEIICDHTSHVYRFEGGGIGFNSGSSVRLIHGDRGRITANDVLAEINPNDSHYPHTSLVSVENTANKGGGSCYDFNELLKIKQACDEKNLKFHMDGARLFNALVKTGETPIQHGKLFDSISICLSKGLGAPVGSLLLGSAEFINKAHRIRKIMGGGMRQAGFLAAAGIYALDHNINRLAQDHQKAKSLENTLSGLSYIEDVMPVETNIIIFKLPKEISNADFLKKFSSNNILATGFGPQLIRFVTHLDFTDDMLTITEEVLRKKMF
- a CDS encoding flavin reductase, coding for MIEKFRELDPNDFKDNVIRLIGKEWMLITAGEPNDFNTMTAAWGGIGYLWNLPVVFIFIRHQRYTFEFTEMYPTFALSFFGKEHREILDYCGNHSGRDVNKIKETGLSAFQSPSGNIMFNEAKLNIECSKIYNDDIKESKFILPEIDHRVYPDKDYHRFYIGKIDHLWLAKK
- a CDS encoding oxidoreductase encodes the protein MQKFTIQKKPNIYNTEGLNTSLTFVQPNTLKVIGLRELTLTTYILRLERKNIKLFAGQHISLGFGNDGATREYSIYSGENDPFIEVLIKEVEDGLVSKQLKRCEIGDRVRFDGPVGYFRIDENKIKDNKFLFIASGTGIAPFHSFIKSYPELEYELLHGVRYSYEAYERSEYNADNYHLCSTRDDKGNYFGRVTEYLKDLPFDNSMQVYLCGNCDMIHDAYDILLEQGFSANNLHSEVYF
- the bamD gene encoding outer membrane protein assembly factor BamD, with the protein product MIKRGFQISLIVFIVVLTSCGQFQKIQKSKDNELKYKSAVAYYEEGKYYRAISLFEDLKAVYKGTDKDENIHYYIGNSYYVQRDYMLASYYFDEYAKNFPFSNRIEEIKFLSAYCYYLDSPKYTLDQANTVLAMAKLQTFINEFPNSERMAECNKLVDDLRKKLEKKAYEIAMLYYKISDYQAAAVALDEVLQKFPETSYREEIMFHVLKANYIFASKSVEEKQVERFAAVFKAYENLLKLYPESKYLKEAEDIQKKSIQFKKIDENGL
- a CDS encoding ABC transporter substrate-binding protein, with the protein product MKKNGLIICVVVAVLSSCKQDLNETDKTVFRYNEAANISSLDPAFAKDLANIWACNQLFAGLVRLNDELKVEPAIAKDWQISENGLSYTFNLRRDVYFHDDESFPDGVGRRVVASDFVFSFKRIVDPKVASPGLWVFSQIENADDKYAFEAINDSVFKINLSQPFTPFLGILAMQYCAVIPHEAIEFYKDEFRENPVGAGPFKLKLWSEGVKMVLTKNENYFESFEGKKLPYLDAVSVTFLADKQAAFLHFVQGKLDFMSGIDAGYKDEILTKRGGLKPKYQDRIDLVSQPYLNTEYLGILVDDSTSSNPLRMKKIRQAINYGFDRVKMMKFLRNNIGEPGLKGIVPKGFPSYNQNADYGYSFNPDKARKLLIEAGYPDGQGMSPINLVTTAEYLDLCEYIQHALGEIGIKIDIDVSPPAAMREMKAQAKLPFFRASWIADYPDAENYLSMFYSKNFCPTGPNYTHFNNSLFDDLYESSLIETNDEKRFELYAKMDSIVMDEAPVVVLYYDQVLRFVQPNIRGLGSNPINLLDLRKVEKIN
- a CDS encoding TlpA family protein disulfide reductase, producing the protein MKTNKNLFFTILALLFFSTTGLIAQEADSVGYIVKDGDTAPQFTMTLTDGSQVSMADLKGKVVLLQFTASWCVVCRKEMPFLESEIWQEYKDKGLVMIGIDRDEPLETVQKFAKQMKITYPLALDPNADIFGLFALKQSGVTRNVIIDRNGRIVFKTRLFDREEFDHMKAKIKELIERK
- a CDS encoding pyridoxal phosphate-dependent aminotransferase family protein, producing the protein MDIFNKCTSDMGPLGIYADKAHGYFSFPKLEGEIAPRMVFRGKERLTWSLNNYLGLGNHPEVRKADAEAAAKYGMAYPMGARMMSGQTKYHEQLENELAAFVGQEAGYLLNFGYQGMVSIIDSMVNRKDVIVYDSEAHACILDGMRLHIGKRFVYPHNNIEKLELQLTHAQKLVEQTGGGILVITEGVYGMSGDLGKLDKIVELKKKFNFRLLVDDAHGFGTMGKTGAGTGEHFGVQKDIDIYFATFAKAMAGIGAFVASKKEVIKFLAYNMRSQIYAKSLPMPMVMGALKRLDMIRNDSSYRDNLWKIVNALQSGLKAKGLDIGVTESPVTPVMLYGEIPEATQITVDLRENYGVFCSIVTYPVVPKGVILLRIIPTAVHTLEDVEYTINAFAEVKKKLENNEYSKTEFANWQ
- a CDS encoding MBL fold metallo-hydrolase; amino-acid sequence: MKITFLGTGTSQGVPVIGCNCETCQSNSPKDIRLRSSVLIQTKEFKFTIDAGPDFRQQMLLNKVTRLDAILVTHGHKDHVGGLDDVRAFNFLSKKPMEVFLGKFAEPDLKREFHYAFEKDRYPGSPNIKLNIIENSPFHFKGIEIIPIKANHYKSEVFGYRIGDFCYLTDLKTISEEEKNKMRGAKVIAISALRKKEHISHLNLSQAVSLIQELNPAKGYITHISHLMGLHEKVNRELPENISLAYDGLTFNLN
- a CDS encoding M20/M25/M40 family metallo-hydrolase — protein: MKRTINILITIFLVTIPFIGFPQKTVKEKGLEAITIDGIKGSLEFLASDWTEGRETGERGSFMAADYIQSMFKVFGIQPAGDIAYVRPTREQRAAGIEIQQAKGYFQDFSLVKSKLGVNQVFEMKRVNGTTNSVQSFEYLTDFSYSTPEVSQSFETEIVFVGYGYVDKANAYDDYKNVDVKGKIVLMITGFPGHRDKNSDAFKKFSNDENLVSYYLSRSKQNWAIEHGAIGIMECNIEYNAQDNWFTNYPLRFESRGYEGDEPMTTREYSMRIPGDKLNPQLLRISLSNRAINEIIKESKIDFSSYEKMAIEKMKPFSMMIPNLRINVYADVESEIIKARNILGMIEGENLNDIIVIGEHYDHMGMHKGFIFNGADDDASGVIGMLTIARAIKATGVKPKKTIIFAAWTAEEKGLLGSKYFVQSFKPLDRITYNLNMDMISRNNPTDSKGNQLTMKVTKGNDFFEEITKNNIKNFNLNLEVIYDPIDAGTSSGGSDYVPFCAEYIPFFSFNAGFDNNYHHYDDETSTLNWEKMLTIVKLGFLDIWDLANN